The window CACGCGGCTCGCCACTACGGCGTCGAGGCGGTTGGCATCACGATCTCGCGCGAGCAGGCAGAAGAGGCCCGCCGGCGCGTCGCGCAGGCGGGCCTCCAGGGCCGCGTCGAGATCCGCCTCCAGGACTACCGCGAGGTCTCCGACGGCCCCTACGAGGCGATCTCGTCGATCGGGATGTTCGAGCACGTGGGGCTGAAGCGGCTGAGGGAGTACTTCGACGCCCTCGCGGCGCTCCTGCCCGCGGGCGGCCGCCTGCTCAACCACGGCATCTCCCGGCCGAGCGCGACCCGACGCGCTCGCTTCGCTCGGCGCTCGTTCATCGACCGCTACGTGTTCCCCGACGGGGAGCTGCACGAGGTGGGCAGTGTCGTCTCGGTCATGCAGCGCTGCGGGCTCGAGGTGCGCGACGTCGAGTCGCTGCGCGAGCACTACGCGCGCACGCTTCGTTCCTGGGTGGCGAACCTCGAGGCGAGCTGGGATGCCGCGAGCACCCTCGTCGGCGAAGGCCGCGCCCGGGTGTGGCGTCTGTACATGGCCGCCTCGGCCCTCAACTTCGCGGCCAACCGGACGAGCGTGCACCAGGTCCTCGCCGTGCGCCCGGACGCCACCGGGCGCTCGGGGATGCCGCGGACGCGCGTCGAGCTCCTCGGCTGGGATCGGGCCGACGAGGTCGCGCCGACGACCTAGAGGACGCTCCGCCCCACGAGGCGAGAGCACCGGTGCGCACGACGACGTCCGTCAGCTCGCGGGGGGCGCCGTGCGCGCCGAGGCAGACGGCGCGGCGCCCGGCGGCGCGGGCGCGCCGGCGCGGATTGCGCCCGCCACGGCGAACCAGTCCGAGCGCAGGCCGAGGACGCCAGCGAAGCGCGACCCGGTGGTCTCGACCGTCCGGCGCGAGCCCCGCAGCACGACGCGCAGCACCCGACCCCCGAAGGCGCCTCGGCCGTTGCGTGCCGCGACGGCGATCTGCACGAGCCGACCGACGCGAAAGCGTCGGGCCACCACGCTCGCCGAGAGCACGGCGCGCCAGGTGTGGACGGGATTGCACTCGAGGGGGTCGCCGGCCACGACGCATCGGTCGCCCGCGTCCGGGACCGCTGGGAAGGCGCCTGGCGCCGTCCAGCCTCCCGAGGAGGCCGAGTAGCGGGTGGCGACGATGCGTGAGGTGCCGCGCGCCACGCGCACCTCGCCGACCGTGTCGCGCACCGCGAGGTTCGAGACGGGGCTCTCGTAGTCGGCACCGACGTAGGCCTGGCAGAACGTCGAGTCGCAGATGTCGGCGTAGCCGTTCCAGCCACCCCCCTCGGCGTACGCGAGGACGTACGAGCGCGCCGCGACCGCCTGCGCCTCGAGGGCCTGGAAGCCCCACGGCTCGCCCTGGGGCGCCCCGTCGCTCCCGCCGGCGCGCCCCCAGGCCGGCGACTCCTCGGCGGGGACCACGCCGTCGAGGTAGGACTCGAGGGGGACGACGTTGATCGTCCGCTCGTAGCCGTCGCGATCGTAGGCCTGGATGCGGCCGCGCAGCGCCTCGTCGAGGCCGTCGTGGCGGCAGAGGGTGAGCAGCTCGGCACGGGGGGCGCTCGGCGCCTCGCTCGCTGGGATGGCGACCGGGTCGACGAGCCCGGTCGCCACCGGCGCGCGCGTGCCGACGGCTCGCCGCGCTGCCGAGCAGGAGGGCCCCTCGAAGGCGCTCCAGGTCCCGTCAGGCTCGAGGCGCAGGTCGACGGCCTCCCCAGCCGGGACGCTGAGGGTGCTCGCGGGCACGAGGGGGCCGGTCGCAGACGGCGCCCCCGTCGTCGAGGAGGTGGCCGTGCTGGTCGTCGACGGCACGGTCGTGGTCGAGGACGAGCTCGTCGTCGACGAGAGGGCGGTGGTGGTCGACGGCGCGGTCGTGATCGAGGACGAGCTCGTCGTCGACGAGGGGGCGGTGGTGGTCGACGGTTGGCTCGAGCTGGCCGAGACGACCACGAAGCCCGCCGCCGAGGTGATCACCGGGTCGAAGCCGACGTTCGTCGCGAGGTCGAGGTTCTCGAGGATGAGCACGCGCAGCGAGGGGTCCGGGCTGCGGCCGAGCGCCGCCAGGGTGCTCGGTGCCGTCCCGCCGTAGAAGTGGGTGAGGATCCGCTCGTAGCTCCAGTGGTAGCGAACGGCGTAGCCGAAGTCTCCCCACTGGCCCATGCCGATGCCGGGACCCCAGCCGTGCCCCACGAGGAGCAGACGCGCGAGCGGCCTCGGCACGGCAGCGACGGGCAGAGCCGGGACGAACGAGGCGAGCAGCACCACGCCGCACAGC of the Acidimicrobiales bacterium genome contains:
- a CDS encoding cyclopropane-fatty-acyl-phospholipid synthase family protein — translated: MSRRRRATIAEAVAPAIEALIGPDLPVGVRFWDGSALGAADAPAAIEVRSPLALRYLLWSPGELGLARAYVSGSIDARGDLYEILALRDRVAAAQRPRRPLRAAAAALHAASRLSALGPPPPVPREEARLSGRRHSKRRDAAAIAHHYDISNDFYRIVLGETMTYSCAYFAHEDLGLDDAQHAKHDLICRKLGLRPGMRLLDVGCGWGSMAMHAARHYGVEAVGITISREQAEEARRRVAQAGLQGRVEIRLQDYREVSDGPYEAISSIGMFEHVGLKRLREYFDALAALLPAGGRLLNHGISRPSATRRARFARRSFIDRYVFPDGELHEVGSVVSVMQRCGLEVRDVESLREHYARTLRSWVANLEASWDAASTLVGEGRARVWRLYMAASALNFAANRTSVHQVLAVRPDATGRSGMPRTRVELLGWDRADEVAPTT
- a CDS encoding SpoIID/LytB domain-containing protein, with amino-acid sequence MHRRILVRGRRRASMGVLCGVVLLASFVPALPVAAVPRPLARLLLVGHGWGPGIGMGQWGDFGYAVRYHWSYERILTHFYGGTAPSTLAALGRSPDPSLRVLILENLDLATNVGFDPVITSAAGFVVVSASSSQPSTTTAPSSTTSSSSITTAPSTTTALSSTTSSSSTTTVPSTTSTATSSTTGAPSATGPLVPASTLSVPAGEAVDLRLEPDGTWSAFEGPSCSAARRAVGTRAPVATGLVDPVAIPASEAPSAPRAELLTLCRHDGLDEALRGRIQAYDRDGYERTINVVPLESYLDGVVPAEESPAWGRAGGSDGAPQGEPWGFQALEAQAVAARSYVLAYAEGGGWNGYADICDSTFCQAYVGADYESPVSNLAVRDTVGEVRVARGTSRIVATRYSASSGGWTAPGAFPAVPDAGDRCVVAGDPLECNPVHTWRAVLSASVVARRFRVGRLVQIAVAARNGRGAFGGRVLRVVLRGSRRTVETTGSRFAGVLGLRSDWFAVAGAIRAGAPAPPGAAPSASARTAPPAS